Proteins encoded in a region of the Panicum hallii strain FIL2 chromosome 3, PHallii_v3.1, whole genome shotgun sequence genome:
- the LOC112887840 gene encoding GDSL esterase/lipase At2g27360-like: MDLTLVFLVSFILSSLLCGVSSASSRNITSMFTLGDSHIDTGNALVMAAPVMPVWIDKPPYGETFFGHPSGRFSDGRVIIDFIAEELGLPFLPAFLASSPNVSHGVNLAVGGATAIEVSFFETNGLVPFKLLNNSLDVQLGWFEQIKPSACDGASEEGQGYNDRDCLDRALFFVGELGVNDYNFIWMAGKTEDEVKTYVPKVVDTISMAVERLINQGAVYIVVPGNPPTGCSPAILTFRLSPNRADYDHIGCLRAVNAVARYHNLLLRAAVGGLRGRYPHARIVFADFYDPIIRILENPGHFGFAGDALKACCGAGGGAYNWDPSAFCGMPGVAACGDPAAYVSWDGVHYTEAANRYVADGWLRGPYADPPILSAVGRS, encoded by the exons ATGGACCTCACACTTGTCTTCCTCGTCTCCTTCATCCTCTCCTCTCTACTCTGTGGCGTGAGCTCTGCCTCATCACGCAACATCACCTCCATGTTCACCCTCGGAGACTCCCACATTGACACCGGCAACGCCCTCGTCATGGCGGCTCCAGTGATGCCTGTGTGGATCGACAAGCCTCCTTACGGCGAGACATTCTTCGGTCACCCCTCCGGCCGCTTCAGCGACGGGAGAGTCATCATCGATTTCATCG CCGAGGAGCTTGGCCTCCCGTTCCTCCCGGCTTTCCTGGCCAGCAGCCCGAACGTCTCCCATGGCGTgaacctcgccgtcggcggcgCGACGGCGATCGAGGTCTCCTTCTTCGAGACCAACGGCCTGGTCCCGTTCAAGCTCCTCAACAACTCGCTGGACGTGCAGCTGGGGTGGTTCGAGCAGATCAAGCCATCGGCCTGCGACGGCGCGTCGGAAGAAGGCCAAGGGTACAACGACAGGGATTGTCTTGACAGGGCGCTCTTCTTCGTTGGGGAGCTCGGCGTGAACGACTACAACTTCATCTGGATGGCGGGGAAGACCGAGGACGAGGTGAAGACGTACGTGCCTAAAGTCGTCGACACCATTTCCATGGCCGTGGAG AGGCTGATCAACCAAGGGGCGGTCTACATCGTGGTGCCGGGGAACCCACCGACGGGGTGCTCGCCGGCCATCCTCACCTTCCGGTTGAGCCCCAACAGGGCGGACTACGACCACATCGGCTGCCTGCGCGCCGTCAACGCCGTCGCCAGGTACCACAACCTGCTGCTCCGCGCGGCCGTGGGCGGCCTCAGGGGCAGGTACCCGCACGCCAGGATCGTCTTCGCCGACTTCTACGATCCCATCATCAGAATCCTCGAGAACCCCGGCCATTTCG GCTTCGCCGGCGACGCCCTGAAGGCCTGCtgcggagccggcggcggcgcctacAACTGGGACCCCAGCGCCTTCTGCGGCATGCCCGGGGTGGCGGCGTGCGGGGACCCAGCGGCGTACGTGAGCTGGGACGGGGTGCACTACACGGAGGCCGCCAACCGCTACGTCGCCGACGGGTGGCTCCGCGGCCCGTACGCTGACCCGCCGATACTCAGCGCTGTTGGGCGTTCATAG
- the LOC112887842 gene encoding uncharacterized protein LOC112887842, with the protein MAGGRAAHKAFLLCNYTLLGAASACIFLTLSLRLAPSPCGLLLVFLHALTAVFAAAGCSGSFTDGGAGAGRAHAAHTAGAVLTAIFQGAAALLAFTRTADFLAELRSYVREEDGEIILKLVGGLGTAIFVLEWAALALAFALRLDDDGAQEADGEYSKSWASGYHV; encoded by the coding sequence ATGGCGGGCGGACGCGCGGCGCACAAGGCGTTCCTGCTGTGCAACTACACGCTGCTGGGCGCCGCGTCGGCGTGCATCTTCCTCACGCTCTCGCTCCGCCTCGCGCCGTCCCCGTGCGGCCtgctcctcgtcttcctccACGCGCTCACCGCCGTCTTCGCCGCCGCGGGCTGCTCGGGCTCCTTCACGGAtggcggcgccggggccggCCGCGCCCACGCCGCGCACACCGCGGGGGCCGTCCTCACAGCCATCTTCCAGGGCGCCGCCGCGCTGCTCGCCTTCACCCGCACCGCCGACTTCCTCGCCGAGCTGCGGTCCTACGTCCGGGAGGAGGACGGCGAGATCATCCTCAAGCTCGTCGGCGGGCTCGGCACCGCCATCTTCGTCCTCGAGTGGGCCGCGCTCGCGCTTGCCTTTGCGCTCCGGCTCGACGACGATGGCGCCCAGGAAGCCGACGGCGAGTACTCCAAGAGCTGGGCGTCTGGTTACCATGTCTGA
- the LOC112886409 gene encoding 60S ribosomal protein L38-like, with product MPKQIHEIKDFLLTARRKDARSVRIKRSKDAVKFKVRCSKYLYTLCVYDTEKANKLKQSLPPGLSVQEV from the exons ATG CCGAAACAAATCCATGAGATCAAGGACTTCCTTCTCACAGCGAGGAGGAAGGATGCGCGCTCCGTGAGGATCAAGAGGAGCAAGGATGCTGTCAAGTTCAAGGTTCGCTGCTCCAAGTATCTCTACACACTGTGTGTTTACGACACTGAGAAGGCCAACAAGCTGAAGCAGTCTCTACCCCCTG
- the LOC112887841 gene encoding ribosome production factor 2 homolog, giving the protein MVAAIRVPKTKRARRELLKHAPKLVETGKKTLILHGTKTSAVLNSVLSDIYHLKRDNAVKYTKKNDNIRPFESGGESSLEFFSLKTDCSLVVYGSHSKKRPNNLILGRTYDHHIYDLVEVGVENYKSMESYVYDKKLAPKLGSKPFFAFIGEHFESSEELKHLKEVLLDLFRGEVIDNLNLAGVDRIYVCTAISPTTVYMMHCALRLKRSGTPIPRMELVEVGPSMDLVVRRHRLPVESLKKEAMKTAEHAKKMKNVTKDPVQGKLGKVYMPDQQVGKLTLSNDIKGLKRERREAKKNKEHSKKQKVNPE; this is encoded by the exons ATGGTGGCGGCGATCAGGGTGCCCAAGACCAAGCGCGCCAGGCGGGAGCTCCTCAAGCACGCGCCCAAGCTC gTTGAGACCGGCAAGAAGACGCTGATCCTCCATGGTACCAAGACTAGCGCTGTGTTGAACTCTGTGTTATCAGATATTTACCACCTGAAGCGTGATAATGCTGTGAAGTATACCAAGAAGAATGACAACATTAGGCCTTTTGAAAGTGGTGGAGAATCTTCTTTGGAGTTTTTCTCCCTAAAGACAGACTGCAGCCTTGTAGTG TATGGTTCTCATTCAAAAAAGAGGCCCAACAATCTGATTTTGGGAAGGACGTATGACCACCACATATATGACCTTGTTGAAGTAGGAGTTGAGAACTACAAATCGATGGAATCTTATGTTTATGATAAGAAGCTGGCACCAAAACTTGGATCAAAGCCTTTCTTTGCCTTCATAGGAGAACATTTTGAGAGCTCTGAAGAGCTGAAGCATTTGAAAGAAGTGCTGCTTGATCTTTTCAGAGGAGAG GTTATAGATAATCTAAACCTTGCGGGTGTAGATCGGATCTATGTGTGCACAGCAATCTCTCCTACTACTGTCTACATGATGCACTGTGCTCTCCGCCTAAAAAGGTCAGGCACACCTATTCCTAGAATGGAGCTGGTTGAAGTTGGACCTTCAATGGATCTGGTAGTTCGGAGGCATAGGCTTCCAGTTGAAAGTTTGAAGAAAGAAGCTATGAAGACTGCTGAACATGCTAAGAAG ATGAAGAATGTCACCAAGGATCCAGTGCAGGGCAAGCTGGGCAAGGTCTACATGCCAGACCAGCAG GTTGGAAAGTTGACCTTATCGAATGACATAAAGGGACTGAAGAGGGAGCGCCGTGAGGCCAAGAAAAACAAAGAACACTCAAAGAAGCAAAAGGTCAACCCCGAGTAA
- the LOC112885257 gene encoding GDSL esterase/lipase At2g27360-like, with protein sequence MHWKDPFSSDKNRGNPPTGCLPAILTLRRSPAAADYDRVGCLRGVNDVARHHNALLRAAVGGLRLKHPHARIVFADFYRPVYSILENPSHFGFVGGVLKACCGAGAGTYCWNGSAICGMPGVVACRDPTAYVSWDGVHFTEAVSRYVAKGWLHGPYADPPILSAVPH encoded by the exons ATGCATTGGAAGGACCCTTTCAGTTCAG ATAAAAACAGAGGGAACCCACCGACGGGGTGCCTGCCGGCCATCCTCACCCTCCGGCGGAGCCCCGCCGCGGCCGACTACGACCGCGTCGGCTGCCTCCGCGGCGTCAACGACGTGGCCAGGCACCACAACGCGCTGCTCCGCGCGGCCGTGGGTGGCCTCAGGCTCAAGCACCCCCACGCCAGGATCGTCTTCGCCGACTTCTACAGACCTGTCTACAGCATCCTCGAGAACCCCAGTCACTTCG GATTCGTCGGCGGCGTCCTGAAGGCGTgctgcggcgccggcgccggcacctACTGCTGGAACGGCAGCGCCATCTGCGGCATGCCCGGGGTGGTGGCGTGCCGGGACCCGACGGCGTACGTGAGCTGGGACGGGGTGCACTTCACGGAGGCCGTGAGCCGCTACGTCGCTAAGGGGTGGCTCCACGGGCCCTACGCGGATCCGCCGATACTGAGTGCTGTTCCGCACTAG